A section of the Candidatus Latescibacter sp. genome encodes:
- a CDS encoding OmpH family outer membrane protein translates to MVRCLKIPAKEKQFRPGLWPGLYCFLFSFILSLSLLYSIGLAAELKVGYIRPQYIFSKYPPYQEAQKQVDAYQKQELDKLQKNSQDYQNKVKEADQNAILMTEEIKKTKAEELRKIRESLDADYQELYKTGGKLEIKQKELLTPVIDKINAAITRLGKNDGYDYILDAEGPVLYANQKYDLSDTVLKELEKEIPKK, encoded by the coding sequence ATGGTTCGTTGTTTGAAAATCCCGGCTAAAGAGAAACAATTCAGGCCCGGCCTTTGGCCGGGTCTATATTGTTTCTTGTTTTCTTTTATTCTCTCTCTCTCGCTACTGTATTCCATCGGTCTGGCTGCGGAACTGAAAGTCGGTTATATTCGCCCGCAGTATATATTCAGCAAATACCCCCCCTATCAGGAAGCTCAGAAGCAGGTCGATGCCTATCAGAAACAGGAACTGGACAAGCTGCAGAAAAATTCTCAGGATTACCAGAATAAAGTAAAAGAAGCCGATCAGAACGCCATCCTGATGACCGAAGAGATTAAAAAGACCAAAGCGGAAGAGCTCCGGAAGATAAGAGAATCACTTGACGCCGATTACCAGGAACTTTACAAGACCGGCGGGAAACTGGAAATCAAACAGAAAGAACTTTTGACTCCCGTAATTGACAAAATCAATGCCGCAATCACTCGTCTCGGAAAGAATGACGGGTATGATTATATCCTCGATGCAGAGGGACCTGTACTTTACGCCAATCAGAAATATGATCTTTCCGATACTGTTCTCAAGGAGTTGGAAAAGGAAATCCCCAAAAAATGA
- the bamA gene encoding outer membrane protein assembly factor BamA: MKSICLATAGLFMLLLVCPQNSVFAQTNTRILEITVEGNIQAKTPLIINQSGLLVGSLLSVDNTSEAIKRLWSLDIFEDIRIATEQQDNGVKVIIHVKELPAVNTFKLDGFKEFKEQDIIPAIDIAKNRAIGNRKVAKMNKQILDMYYKKGFRAATVDIKLTPVPQDSIPKVDVLISMHEGRKVKVKSIIFEGNKNFTTGKLKKLMDTKEDHWYSSGEYKQETVEKDKEKIVAFYKSKGYRDAGILADSLEVDYKNDTAKIILTVNEGQQYKFGKTTFQGNSVFSERELRPFILYNTGDTFNEMLVGRAWQEITVHYNDAGYLRAGVDPIQVAHNDSVDIQFDIAEDTIAKISKVIIAGNTKTVDKVIRREIQLLPGDAFNRTKFEESARNINLLNFFGGTEKGKEGVEPTYAFDENGKDVNLIYKVSEKQTGVASLGAGFSERDKLVGTLSFSNANLFGRGQSFNCSWDMGAIRKGFQLGFSEPWLFDTKTSFSAEIYDIQRSDYTSAFSQEHQQGGYIRMGRKLKWPSDSRLYLSYRLENINYTNPSLIYRQYLLTGKTSALSLMLIRDIRDDPTFATDGSRTAATVEVAGGPFGGDLSYSKYLLNNEFYAPLFWNLSFCNRSRIGFLKGYKQDRYVPYSERFLPGGTSFDGFVRGYPNREVGPMLSGAEIGGETMLVNNFELQIPIVSKMVYGLIFYDFGNAWRSLGETNPFDVKRSAGVGVRVSIPGIGLIGFDAGYGFDRLEGADKASGWRTHFQFGNIF, translated from the coding sequence ATGAAAAGTATCTGCCTGGCGACAGCCGGCCTCTTCATGTTACTTCTTGTCTGTCCGCAGAATAGCGTTTTCGCACAGACCAATACCAGAATTCTGGAAATTACTGTCGAAGGGAATATTCAGGCAAAGACGCCATTGATCATTAATCAAAGCGGGCTTTTGGTCGGCAGCCTGCTTTCCGTAGATAATACCTCAGAAGCCATAAAGCGTTTGTGGTCTCTCGATATTTTCGAAGACATCCGCATCGCTACCGAGCAGCAGGACAACGGCGTCAAAGTCATTATCCATGTAAAAGAACTACCGGCAGTAAATACTTTCAAACTCGATGGGTTCAAAGAATTCAAGGAACAGGATATCATCCCGGCCATCGATATTGCAAAAAACCGGGCGATCGGAAATCGTAAAGTTGCCAAGATGAACAAGCAGATTCTTGACATGTACTACAAGAAGGGATTCCGGGCGGCGACAGTGGATATAAAGCTCACTCCTGTCCCGCAGGACAGCATTCCCAAGGTTGATGTACTTATCAGTATGCACGAAGGCCGGAAAGTAAAAGTGAAATCAATCATATTCGAGGGAAATAAAAATTTCACCACGGGCAAACTTAAAAAACTTATGGATACCAAGGAAGACCACTGGTACAGCTCGGGCGAGTATAAGCAGGAGACTGTGGAGAAAGACAAAGAAAAAATCGTGGCTTTCTATAAGTCCAAAGGATACCGTGACGCCGGCATTCTCGCTGATAGTCTGGAAGTCGATTATAAGAACGATACCGCCAAGATTATCCTGACTGTCAATGAAGGCCAGCAGTATAAATTCGGAAAGACCACATTCCAGGGGAATTCGGTTTTCTCCGAGCGCGAGCTTCGTCCTTTCATCCTCTACAATACAGGGGATACTTTCAACGAAATGCTTGTAGGCAGGGCCTGGCAGGAAATCACGGTACACTATAACGATGCAGGGTATCTCCGGGCAGGGGTAGATCCGATACAGGTAGCGCACAACGATTCGGTGGACATCCAGTTTGACATTGCGGAAGATACCATTGCCAAAATCTCCAAAGTTATCATAGCGGGGAACACTAAAACAGTAGACAAGGTTATCCGGCGTGAAATACAGCTTCTGCCGGGGGATGCGTTCAACCGTACCAAATTTGAAGAATCTGCTCGAAATATCAATCTCTTGAACTTTTTCGGCGGCACTGAAAAAGGAAAAGAGGGAGTAGAACCCACATATGCCTTTGATGAAAACGGCAAAGATGTTAATCTGATCTACAAGGTCTCCGAAAAACAAACCGGAGTGGCATCGCTCGGCGCCGGATTTTCCGAACGTGACAAACTGGTAGGGACTTTGTCCTTTTCCAACGCCAATCTTTTCGGGCGCGGGCAATCGTTTAACTGCAGCTGGGACATGGGCGCCATCCGTAAAGGCTTTCAGCTTGGATTTTCCGAACCCTGGCTTTTTGATACCAAGACCAGCTTTTCTGCTGAGATATACGATATCCAGCGGAGCGACTATACCAGTGCATTCTCACAGGAGCACCAGCAGGGCGGTTATATCCGCATGGGCCGGAAATTAAAATGGCCGAGTGATTCACGGCTCTATCTTTCATACCGCCTGGAAAACATTAACTATACCAATCCTTCCTTAATTTACCGGCAATACCTCCTGACCGGAAAAACATCCGCTCTGAGTTTGATGCTCATCCGGGATATACGGGACGATCCGACATTTGCGACAGACGGATCGAGGACAGCCGCCACGGTGGAGGTGGCAGGAGGTCCGTTCGGCGGCGACCTCTCGTATTCCAAGTACCTGTTGAACAACGAATTCTATGCTCCCCTGTTTTGGAACCTGTCTTTCTGCAACCGGTCGAGGATAGGATTTCTTAAGGGATACAAGCAGGACAGATATGTACCTTACTCTGAACGGTTCTTGCCCGGCGGAACCAGTTTCGACGGTTTCGTGCGCGGATATCCCAACCGTGAAGTAGGACCCATGCTCTCGGGTGCGGAAATCGGGGGAGAAACCATGCTGGTGAACAATTTTGAGCTCCAGATTCCGATTGTGAGCAAGATGGTATACGGCCTCATTTTCTATGATTTCGGAAATGCATGGCGTAGCCTGGGTGAAACAAATCCATTCGATGTAAAACGCTCCGCCGGTGTGGGTGTAAGGGTCAGCATTCCAGGGATTGGGCTTATCGGTTTCGATGCAGGCTATGGGTTCGACCGGTTGGAAGGCGCAGATAAAGCTAGCGGCTGGCGTACCCATTTTCAATTTGGCAATATTTTCTGA